The genomic segment CTCACCGGGCCGGACGCCGCTACGCCGCCGGGAGCAGCTGCGCCGGCGGCACCGCCACCCGCACCGCCGGTCGCGCCGGCCGCGGGCACCGAGACCGGTGGGGTGGTCAGCTCCTCGCCCGGGCGCGGGACCTGCACCTGCTCGCCGTCCACGAGGGGGCGGGCGAGGTTGGTGCGGCTGGTGTCGGCGTCCCCGGTCAGGCCTCCGGCGGCCTCGACGGCGTCCGCGACGCGCGCGCCGGCGGGCAGGCGCACGAGCCCCGGCGCGACGACCTGCCCGACGACGTGCACCACCACCGGCGCGCTGCCGCCAGCCGCAGGGGCGCCGCCGTCCGTCGCGGGGGCGCTCGGGGCGGACGCGGCACCGGAAGGTGCGGGGACGGGCTCCCCGACCGGCGGGCCCGGGCTCGGCGTGGCCGCTG from the Quadrisphaera sp. DSM 44207 genome contains:
- a CDS encoding ComEA family DNA-binding protein: MLPSAPRHAPPSDRRSRPRALSGARWSPPPAAGVAVLVLLAGVVALLVLRTAVTAPTGSTPVPPSPVPAAATPSPGPPVGEPVPAPSGAASAPSAPATDGGAPAAGGSAPVVVHVVGQVVAPGLVRLPAGARVADAVEAAGGLTGDADTSRTNLARPLVDGEQVQVPRPGEELTTPPVSVPAAGATGGAGGGAAGAAAPGGVAASGPVSLTSATAADLDALPGIGPVLAERILQWREEHGGFTSVDELAEVAGIGDTLLERLRPLVTV